Proteins encoded in a region of the Dreissena polymorpha isolate Duluth1 chromosome 6, UMN_Dpol_1.0, whole genome shotgun sequence genome:
- the LOC127833267 gene encoding cell adhesion molecule DSCAM-like isoform X1 yields the protein MNWEIFIALLWTNILSKVFCQSPLLNADHLPVIENNPMTLTCRLPREVMQVSWWRNGVSAGMWTGLYSDLCQSSPSPLPDGFSTSCFNNSVYTLTFEHVKQNREGEFWNCAVNYIGSTVTYSNSITINVIVPIKRLAMNPEVDPISLIASQSAQFTCTSDFGRPSPSIFWFKKNPLGGNPGSDINVTAASQTTTSNNSIAVSTLSFEPSMSDHNMRLYCTGINGAQAVASEVKPLINVLYGPTAPEISLNGSVLTTTLNIRSGQHLSIRCFSGGNPPHTYLWSFPGGSATGGDLVISDVQPVHEGNFTCTARNTMSASTGLTVSEQKSSTIAVQVLLPIAHVDIVGENAQVSVMKINDTRYFVCEASTGKPVATIQWFKDNRSRDIITDDIPFQVTNYNSTIKIDRSVRSVLTYHAKSTDNGMRIYCTARNAGDVLYSAIQIQLVITSTPVAPASLQVNEVNINYASVCWNYGVKDVIYPNFVLELKRTDTQWTGQPVSDMNINSNSRICTAIRSLNTSTTYDVRVYAENAIGRSEYSNSTSFTTLSESTQVPLTERSTPPLSPETGAARRVVVSKSLVFFATVVVGVYYQ from the exons ATGAATTGGGAAATATTTATTGCGCTACTGTGGACCAATATTTTATCTAAAG TGTTCTGCCAAAGCCCACTACTGAACGCTGATCATTTACCTGTTATTGAAAACAATCCGATGACACTGACGTGTAGACTCCCTAGAGAGGTGATGCAGGTTTCCTGGTGGCGAAACGGCGTATCAGCCGGAATGTGGACCGGGTTGTATTCTGATTTGTGTCAATCATCACCGTCACCGCTGCCCGATGGGTTCAGTACCTCATGCTTTAACAACTCGGTATACACATTGACGTTTGAGCACGTAAAACAGAATCGGGAAGGGGAATTTTGGAACTGTGCAGTCAATTATATCGGCAGCACTGTTACTTACAGCAACAGCATAACAATCAACGTGATAG TTCCAATCAAAAGGCTTGCTATGAACCCAGAGGTTGACCCAATCTCTTTGATTGCAAGTCAATCAGCACAGTTCACTTGCACCAGTGACTTTGGGAGACCCAGTCCTTCAATTTTCTGGTTTAAAAAGAATCCGCTAGGAGGCAATCCAGGAAGCGATATAAACGTAACCGCTGCGTCCCAGACGACTACTTCAAATAACAGTATTGCAGTCAGCACTTTGTCGTTTGAACCGTCCATGTCCGATCACAACATGCGACTCTACTGCACGGGGATAAACGGAGCACAAGCCGTAGCGTCTGAAGTGAAGCCTTTGATTAACGTTCTTT ATGGACCAACCGCACCAGAGATTTCTTTGAATGGATCGGTACTGACCACCACGCTTAATATTCGTTCTGGACAACACTTGAGCATCCGTTGTTTCAGTGGCGGCAATCCGCCACACACATATTTATGGTCGTTTCCTGGCGGTTCAGCTACAGGCGGAGACCTAGTGATTTCCGACGTCCAGCCTGTCCATGAAGGGAATTTCACATGTACTGCACGGAACACTATGTCAGCATCGACCGGTCTTACTGTTTCGGAACAGAAGTCATCCACGATCGCCGTCCAAGTGCTAC TTCCTATAGCCCATGTTGACATTGTCGGAGAAAATGCACAAGTTTCTGTTATGAAAATAAACGACACCAGGTATTTTGTTTGTGAGGCATCAACCGGGAAACCAGTTGCAACCATTCAATGGTTTAAGGACAACAGGTCACGAGACATAATCACAGATGACATACCATTTCAAGTAACGAACTACAATTCTACCATTAAGATCGACAGGTCAGTGCGGAGCGTTCTTACCTATCATGCGAAAAGTACAGATAATGGTATGAGGATATATTGTACAGCCAGAAATGCCGGAGACGTATTGTATTCTGCAATACAAATACAGTTAgtcattacat CTACACCCGTTGCCCCAGCCTCGCTACAAGTTAATGAGGTCAACATAAATTACGCCTCGGTGTGCTGGAATTACGGCGTCAAAGACGTTATTTACCCGAACTTTGTGCTCGAACTCAAACGTACAGATACACAATGGACTGGACAACCTGTCTCAGATATGAACATCAACTCCAACTCAAGAATATGCACTGCTATAAGATCGCTGAACACCTCAACAACCTATGACGTTCGAGTGTACGCAGAAAACGCTATTGGACGAAGTGAATACTCAAACAGCACTTCATTTACAACTTTGTCTGAATCCACACAAG TTCCATTGACCGAACGATCTACACCACCACTTTCGCCTGAAACAGGAGCAGCCCGCCGCGTCGTTGTTAGCAAAAGCTTGGTATTCTTTGCCACTGTTGTCGTTGGTGTGTATTATCAATAG
- the LOC127833267 gene encoding cell adhesion molecule DSCAM-like isoform X5, producing MNWEIFIALLWTNILSKVFCQSPLLNADHLPVIENNPMTLTCRLPREVMQVSWWRNGVSAGMWTGLYSDLCQSSPSPLPDGFSTSCFNNSVYTLTFEHVKQNREGEFWNCAVNYIGSTVTYSNSITINVIVPIKRLAMNPEVDPISLIASQSAQFTCTSDFGRPSPSIFWFKKNPLGGNPGSDINVTAASQTTTSNNSIAVSTLSFEPSMSDHNMRLYCTGINGAQAVASEVKPLINVLYGPTAPEISLNGSVLTTTLNIRSGQHLSIRCFSGGNPPHTYLWSFPGGSATGGDLVISDVQPVHEGNFTCTARNTMSASTGLTVSEQKSSTIAVQVLLPIAHVDIVGENAQVSVMKINDTRYFVCEASTGKPVATIQWFKDNRSRDIITDDIPFQVTNYNSTIKIDRSVRSVLTYHAKSTDNGMRIYCTARNAGDVLYSAIQIQLVITSTPVAPASLQVNEVNINYASVCWNYGVKDVIYPNFVLELKRTDTQWTGQPVSDMNINSNSRICTAIRSLNTSTTYDVRVYAENAIGRSEYSNSTSFTTLSESTQVPLAERSTPPLSPETGAARRVVVSKSLVFFATVVVGVYYQ from the exons ATGAATTGGGAAATATTTATTGCGCTACTGTGGACCAATATTTTATCTAAAG TGTTCTGCCAAAGCCCACTACTGAACGCTGATCATTTACCTGTTATTGAAAACAATCCGATGACACTGACGTGTAGACTCCCTAGAGAGGTGATGCAGGTTTCCTGGTGGCGAAACGGCGTATCAGCCGGAATGTGGACCGGGTTGTATTCTGATTTGTGTCAATCATCACCGTCACCGCTGCCCGATGGGTTCAGTACCTCATGCTTTAACAACTCGGTATACACATTGACGTTTGAGCACGTAAAACAGAATCGGGAAGGGGAATTTTGGAACTGTGCAGTCAATTATATCGGCAGCACTGTTACTTACAGCAACAGCATAACAATCAACGTGATAG TTCCAATCAAAAGGCTTGCTATGAACCCAGAGGTTGACCCAATCTCTTTGATTGCAAGTCAATCAGCACAGTTCACTTGCACCAGTGACTTTGGGAGACCCAGTCCTTCAATTTTCTGGTTTAAAAAGAATCCGCTAGGAGGCAATCCAGGAAGCGATATAAACGTAACCGCTGCGTCCCAGACGACTACTTCAAATAACAGTATTGCAGTCAGCACTTTGTCGTTTGAACCGTCCATGTCCGATCACAACATGCGACTCTACTGCACGGGGATAAACGGAGCACAAGCCGTAGCGTCTGAAGTGAAGCCTTTGATTAACGTTCTTT ATGGACCAACCGCACCAGAGATTTCTTTGAATGGATCGGTACTGACCACCACGCTTAATATTCGTTCTGGACAACACTTGAGCATCCGTTGTTTCAGTGGCGGCAATCCGCCACACACATATTTATGGTCGTTTCCTGGCGGTTCAGCTACAGGCGGAGACCTAGTGATTTCCGACGTCCAGCCTGTCCATGAAGGGAATTTCACATGTACTGCACGGAACACTATGTCAGCATCGACCGGTCTTACTGTTTCGGAACAGAAGTCATCCACGATCGCCGTCCAAGTGCTAC TTCCTATAGCCCATGTTGACATTGTCGGAGAAAATGCACAAGTTTCTGTTATGAAAATAAACGACACCAGGTATTTTGTTTGTGAGGCATCAACCGGGAAACCAGTTGCAACCATTCAATGGTTTAAGGACAACAGGTCACGAGACATAATCACAGATGACATACCATTTCAAGTAACGAACTACAATTCTACCATTAAGATCGACAGGTCAGTGCGGAGCGTTCTTACCTATCATGCGAAAAGTACAGATAATGGTATGAGGATATATTGTACAGCCAGAAATGCCGGAGACGTATTGTATTCTGCAATACAAATACAGTTAgtcattacat CTACACCCGTTGCCCCAGCCTCGCTACAAGTTAATGAGGTCAACATAAATTACGCCTCGGTGTGCTGGAATTACGGCGTCAAAGACGTTATTTACCCGAACTTTGTGCTCGAACTCAAACGTACAGATACACAATGGACTGGACAACCTGTCTCAGATATGAACATCAACTCCAACTCAAGAATATGCACTGCTATAAGATCGCTGAACACCTCAACAACCTATGACGTTCGAGTGTACGCAGAAAACGCTATTGGACGAAGTGAATACTCAAACAGCACTTCATTTACAACTTTGTCTGAATCCACACAAG